A window of the Tunturibacter empetritectus genome harbors these coding sequences:
- a CDS encoding GNAT family N-acetyltransferase, whose translation MLTVTESRSIALLPNKAVSPELPSKKDIRLEAGDYVVRLALSEGERAAAYRLRFLVFNLEMNEGLESAYADGYDKDHFDDVCDHMIVQERSTGAIVGTYRMQMGDVAGKYFGYYSEQEFCFKPYEAMRAQIVELGRACIHREHRSSEVLHLLWRGIARYALVNGGRYMMGCCSLTSQDAEMGHAVYESLRGCMVEPSLLTVAAASFRLPAAKVEMTEVRAPKLLRAYLTIGAKICSEPAIDRDFKTIDFLTLLDLQTLHPRVAKRFLEGC comes from the coding sequence ATGCTTACAGTCACTGAGTCTCGGTCTATCGCACTTCTTCCGAATAAGGCTGTGTCTCCGGAGCTGCCGTCGAAGAAGGATATTCGACTGGAGGCAGGAGATTATGTAGTGCGGCTGGCGTTGAGTGAGGGGGAGCGGGCCGCGGCGTACAGGCTGCGCTTTCTGGTGTTCAACCTGGAGATGAATGAAGGGTTGGAGTCGGCCTATGCCGATGGGTACGACAAAGATCACTTTGATGATGTGTGCGACCACATGATTGTGCAGGAGCGCAGCACGGGCGCGATTGTCGGGACATACCGGATGCAGATGGGGGATGTGGCGGGAAAGTACTTTGGGTACTACAGCGAACAGGAGTTCTGCTTCAAGCCTTATGAGGCGATGCGGGCACAGATTGTGGAACTGGGCCGGGCGTGCATCCACCGGGAGCATCGGTCGTCGGAGGTGCTGCATCTGCTGTGGAGGGGGATTGCGCGGTATGCGCTGGTGAATGGTGGGCGGTACATGATGGGGTGCTGCTCGCTGACGTCGCAGGATGCGGAGATGGGCCATGCTGTGTATGAGTCGCTGCGCGGCTGCATGGTGGAGCCTTCACTGTTGACGGTTGCTGCCGCTTCGTTTCGATTGCCGGCTGCGAAGGTTGAGATGACGGAGGTTCGCGCTCCGAAGCTGCTGCGGGCTTACCTGACGATTGGTGCGAAGATCTGCAGTGAGCCGGCGATCGATCGAGACTTCAAGACGATCGATTTTCTGACGCTGTTGGATCTGCAGACGCTGCATCCGAGGGTGGCGAAGAGATTTCTTGAGGGGTGCTGA
- a CDS encoding lysophospholipid acyltransferase family protein, translated as MNFFRAAWRSVWMVGMFVRFGAELALTRPSTREARAAWLHRFCASAMRGLGIEISVAGSFPERGAVISNHLSYLDIVVFAAVHPCVFVSKAEIKKWPVVGWMTTMSGTVYVERGHGGSAMRARAGMQAAVDAGLPVVFFPEGTTSNGSGLLKFHSGLLAQAIDGGAPVTAACLRYELGEDNGPGVSVADDVCYWGDRNMLGHVFTFLGLHGVSAKVRFAERPMEFSSDALHRKQAAVEARAAVAALRTNTFGEGEQVAGEMHHF; from the coding sequence GTGAACTTTTTTCGGGCTGCCTGGCGGAGTGTTTGGATGGTGGGGATGTTCGTGAGGTTCGGTGCGGAGTTGGCGCTGACGCGGCCGTCGACACGAGAGGCGCGGGCTGCTTGGCTGCATCGCTTTTGTGCGAGTGCGATGCGGGGGCTGGGGATTGAGATCAGTGTTGCGGGGAGTTTTCCTGAGCGCGGGGCGGTGATCTCGAATCACTTGAGCTATCTGGACATTGTGGTGTTTGCGGCGGTGCACCCTTGCGTGTTTGTGTCGAAGGCGGAGATTAAAAAATGGCCGGTGGTGGGGTGGATGACGACGATGTCGGGAACGGTTTATGTGGAGCGCGGGCATGGCGGGTCGGCCATGAGAGCGCGGGCGGGGATGCAGGCGGCGGTGGACGCGGGATTGCCGGTGGTGTTTTTTCCTGAGGGGACGACGAGCAATGGAAGCGGACTGTTGAAGTTTCATAGCGGGCTGCTGGCGCAGGCGATTGATGGTGGTGCTCCGGTTACTGCAGCTTGTCTTCGCTATGAACTTGGGGAAGACAACGGACCGGGTGTGAGCGTTGCGGATGACGTCTGCTACTGGGGCGACCGGAATATGCTGGGGCATGTCTTCACCTTTCTTGGGCTGCATGGGGTGAGCGCGAAGGTGCGGTTCGCAGAAAGGCCGATGGAGTTTTCGAGCGATGCGCTGCACCGGAAGCAGGCGGCTGTGGAGGCCAGGGCGGCGGTGGCTGCGTTGAGAACTAACACCTTTGGGGAAGGGGAGCAGGTGGCGGGGGAGATGCACCATTTTTGA
- a CDS encoding lysophospholipid acyltransferase family protein, whose product MRGAEVRVAVAVWRFLRSVLRGVLFVGLLAAAVVDCWIRHPRVGAEGAVWIHGWCRRIVRVLGFECMVEGTVPSSGAVVSNHLSYLDILLYSSVQPFVMVAKTEVRGWPLLGWLTAQAGTVYVERGGGPKTYPGVNRAMAEAYRSGLPVLFFPEGTTTDGAEVLPFRRGLFHSVLNGGVALRVSALRYSLDSHVVNGSATVGEDVCWWGDMKFTPHMFRFLGLRGLRAKIRFGEEIVERADRFVLSEAAQGVVAEMYEGLEVGVSVWEHDSELVGAL is encoded by the coding sequence TTGAGGGGTGCTGAGGTGAGGGTGGCGGTCGCTGTGTGGCGATTTTTGCGTTCGGTGCTGCGTGGCGTCTTGTTTGTGGGACTGTTGGCGGCGGCGGTGGTGGATTGCTGGATCCGGCACCCGAGGGTGGGGGCTGAGGGTGCGGTCTGGATTCATGGGTGGTGCCGGCGGATTGTGAGGGTGCTGGGGTTCGAGTGCATGGTGGAGGGGACGGTGCCGTCGAGCGGGGCGGTGGTGTCGAATCACCTGAGTTACCTGGATATTTTGCTGTACAGTTCGGTGCAGCCGTTCGTGATGGTGGCGAAGACGGAGGTGCGTGGATGGCCGCTGCTGGGCTGGCTGACGGCGCAGGCGGGGACGGTGTATGTGGAGCGGGGCGGTGGGCCGAAGACGTATCCGGGTGTGAATCGGGCGATGGCGGAGGCTTATCGGAGCGGCTTGCCGGTGCTGTTCTTTCCGGAGGGGACGACGACCGATGGTGCAGAGGTACTGCCGTTTCGGCGGGGGCTGTTTCACTCGGTGTTGAATGGTGGGGTTGCGCTGCGGGTTTCGGCGCTGCGGTATTCGCTTGATTCTCATGTAGTGAATGGAAGCGCGACGGTGGGTGAGGATGTGTGCTGGTGGGGGGACATGAAGTTTACGCCGCACATGTTCCGGTTTCTTGGGTTGAGGGGGCTGCGGGCGAAGATCAGGTTTGGGGAGGAGATTGTCGAGCGGGCGGACCGGTTTGTGCTGTCAGAGGCGGCGCAGGGGGTGGTGGCGGAGATGTATGAGGGGCTGGAGGTTGGGGTGAGTGTGTGGGAGCATGACTCCGAGTTGGTAGGAGCGCTTTAG
- a CDS encoding DUF2062 domain-containing protein, protein MQPSESNLKVNREVPVPVHHNWLYRRVALPVLALLRMGASPEKLAWSLAVGLLIGINPILGSTTVLCLAVAFVLRLNIAASQLGNHVVYPLEIVLVIPFIRLASRVFHTAPMPLSANELLHAARERPLALSRQLWLWEWHAFILWAIFAAIAIPIIALALTPLLRRLLKRVEHHQYPLLSTATNSEE, encoded by the coding sequence GTGCAGCCAAGCGAATCCAATCTCAAAGTCAACCGCGAAGTCCCCGTACCCGTCCATCACAACTGGCTCTATCGCCGCGTCGCCCTTCCTGTCCTCGCGCTTCTTCGCATGGGAGCATCGCCGGAAAAACTAGCCTGGAGCCTCGCCGTAGGCCTCCTCATCGGCATTAACCCCATCCTCGGCAGCACCACCGTCCTCTGCCTCGCTGTAGCTTTCGTCCTGCGCCTCAACATAGCCGCGTCACAGCTGGGCAACCACGTCGTCTATCCGCTCGAAATCGTCCTCGTCATCCCGTTCATCCGTCTCGCCAGCCGCGTCTTCCACACCGCCCCCATGCCTCTCTCGGCAAACGAGCTGCTTCACGCCGCACGCGAGCGTCCCCTCGCCCTCTCCCGCCAGCTCTGGTTATGGGAGTGGCACGCCTTCATCCTCTGGGCTATCTTCGCCGCAATCGCAATCCCAATCATCGCGCTCGCGCTCACCCCACTCCTGCGAAGACTCCTCAAGCGCGTCGAGCACCACCAGTACCCCCTGCTCTCAACCGCGACGAACTCAGAAGAGTAA